A genome region from Patescibacteria group bacterium includes the following:
- a CDS encoding PilT/PilU family type 4a pilus ATPase — protein MAFYDNVQLTIKRFLLAAAQRNASDLHLSVGRYPTLRIDGELITMKEEKMLDPSDTEKICLGLLNEKQKERLMNEKSVDLSYEFQEKARFRINVFYQRGFLSAAFRLIPMKIRTIGELGLPPILEGLTDLIQGLILLVGPSGHGKSTSLAALLDLINHKRAEHIITVEDPIEYLFTQDKCLIDQRELYQDTNSFPEALRAALREDPNVVMVGEMRDLDTIATAVTVAETGHLVFSTVHTNNAPQTIDRVIDVFPSHQQNQVRFQLANVLGGIVSQRLLPRIGGGLAVACEIMMVNAAVRNLIREQKTHQIESVLQTGAEEGMVPLDKSLARLVKEGVVDITHALMYSQDPRNFRSLLK, from the coding sequence ATGGCTTTTTATGATAATGTACAATTAACAATTAAGCGATTTCTTCTTGCCGCTGCCCAGAGGAATGCTTCGGATCTTCATCTTTCGGTGGGTCGCTATCCTACCTTAAGGATTGATGGTGAATTAATCACCATGAAAGAAGAAAAGATGCTTGATCCGAGTGATACGGAAAAAATTTGTTTAGGTTTACTGAATGAAAAACAAAAAGAACGTTTAATGAATGAAAAATCGGTAGATTTGTCCTATGAATTTCAAGAGAAAGCGCGTTTCCGGATTAATGTTTTTTATCAACGCGGTTTTTTGAGTGCTGCCTTTCGCCTTATTCCTATGAAGATTAGAACGATTGGCGAATTGGGTCTCCCTCCGATTTTAGAGGGGTTGACAGATTTAATCCAGGGTCTCATTCTTCTCGTCGGTCCTTCCGGGCATGGTAAATCAACCAGCCTAGCTGCCCTTTTGGATTTAATTAATCATAAGCGCGCCGAACATATTATCACTGTTGAAGATCCTATCGAATATCTCTTTACCCAAGACAAGTGTCTCATTGACCAAAGAGAGTTATACCAGGATACCAATTCTTTTCCCGAAGCGTTGCGCGCGGCGCTCCGAGAAGATCCGAATGTGGTGATGGTGGGAGAAATGCGGGACTTGGATACGATTGCGACAGCGGTGACCGTAGCCGAGACAGGACATTTAGTTTTTTCCACGGTCCATACCAATAATGCTCCCCAGACGATTGATCGGGTTATTGATGTTTTCCCTTCGCATCAACAAAATCAAGTGCGTTTTCAATTGGCTAATGTCCTAGGCGGAATTGTCTCTCAAAGACTATTGCCCCGCATCGGCGGGGGTTTGGCCGTGGCTTGTGAAATTATGATGGTTAACGCGGCGGTCCGCAATCTTATTCGCGAACAAAAAACTCACCAGATTGAAAGTGTTTTACAGACCGGAGCCGAGGAAGGGATGGTTCCTTTGGATAAATCCCTTGCCCGTTTGGTTAAGGAGGGAGTGGTTGATATAACTCATGCTTTAATGTATTCTCAAGATCCCAGAAACTTTCGTTCCCTGCTCAAATAA
- a CDS encoding GspE/PulE family protein yields MKEVKSSENSTKAVLQKMRGRKWEKKNLLDVLEEKQLIDEEKRKLIEKEAQKTDLPLEQLIRDLDLVPEKSLVQVVGEFLGVEFVDLETRPIPPHILKLIPQEVAVSYHMVAFERGEDNVVKVAMADPADFKALEALEFATGRQGFSTAIYITNKASLDFVLRQYEQSLKEEVTKALEEVVEKKHEEKKVLEDREKEIVKLVEAAPISKILQGIIKHAVEARASDIHIEPEDKMVRVRYRIDGVMRTTLSLPIKIREGIVSRVKVLANMKIDETRIPQDGRIRLEFGGHPVDFRISTLPTMSGEKIVMRILETGARMFSLEELGLTGLRLQHIKAEIIKAHGLLLVTGPTGSGKSTTLYSILGILNQEDVNIVTLEDPVEYFIPGIAQAQVHPEVGLTFASGLRSILRQDPDIIMVGEIRDQETAEMAIHASLTGHVVLSTLHTNSAVGAVPRLIDMGIQPFLISAATNVLIAQRLVRKLCRECMEKVEASEEIRKIILKEWEMIPDFEKEGLNPNKDKVIIYKGKGCKHCNNEGYKGRIGIFETIPLTPDLQELILSKPSENQIEEVMVKKGLINMRQDGILKVLRGETTLEEVLKATNI; encoded by the coding sequence ATGAAGGAAGTAAAATCATCAGAGAATTCCACTAAAGCTGTTTTGCAAAAAATGCGGGGCAGAAAGTGGGAGAAAAAAAATTTATTAGATGTTTTAGAAGAGAAGCAACTGATTGATGAAGAAAAGCGGAAGTTGATTGAAAAGGAAGCCCAGAAAACCGACCTTCCTTTAGAACAGCTAATCCGTGATTTAGATCTCGTGCCGGAGAAATCCTTAGTCCAAGTAGTAGGTGAATTTTTAGGCGTGGAGTTTGTAGATTTAGAGACGCGTCCTATTCCGCCGCATATCCTAAAATTGATTCCTCAAGAAGTCGCTGTCTCTTATCATATGGTTGCTTTTGAGCGCGGGGAAGATAATGTCGTGAAAGTAGCGATGGCTGATCCTGCGGATTTTAAAGCTCTGGAAGCTTTAGAGTTTGCGACGGGGAGACAGGGTTTTTCTACAGCCATCTATATTACCAATAAGGCGAGCTTGGATTTTGTTCTTCGGCAGTATGAGCAGAGTCTTAAGGAGGAAGTGACGAAAGCCTTGGAAGAGGTCGTGGAGAAAAAGCACGAAGAGAAGAAGGTTTTAGAAGATAGAGAAAAAGAGATTGTTAAATTAGTGGAAGCGGCTCCCATTTCCAAAATTTTACAAGGGATTATCAAGCACGCGGTGGAAGCGAGGGCTTCGGATATTCATATTGAACCTGAAGATAAAATGGTGAGGGTGCGTTATCGGATTGATGGTGTGATGCGGACTACCCTTTCCTTACCTATTAAAATTCGCGAGGGTATTGTTTCCCGGGTGAAGGTGCTTGCCAATATGAAGATTGACGAAACGCGGATTCCTCAAGATGGTCGCATTCGTCTGGAATTTGGCGGTCATCCGGTAGATTTTCGGATTTCCACACTGCCCACAATGAGCGGAGAGAAGATCGTAATGAGAATTCTGGAAACTGGGGCAAGAATGTTTTCTTTGGAGGAATTAGGTTTGACGGGTTTAAGATTGCAACATATTAAAGCGGAAATAATCAAAGCGCATGGTTTATTATTAGTGACGGGTCCCACGGGGAGCGGCAAGTCTACCACGCTTTATTCAATTTTAGGGATTTTAAATCAAGAAGATGTGAATATTGTGACCTTGGAGGATCCTGTGGAGTACTTTATCCCTGGTATTGCTCAAGCCCAGGTTCACCCGGAAGTGGGATTGACTTTTGCCTCAGGCTTGCGTTCTATTTTGCGTCAGGACCCGGACATTATTATGGTCGGCGAGATTCGCGATCAGGAGACCGCGGAAATGGCTATTCATGCTTCACTGACAGGGCATGTCGTTCTTTCCACTTTGCACACTAATAGCGCGGTAGGCGCCGTGCCTCGCCTGATTGACATGGGCATCCAACCCTTTTTAATCAGCGCGGCGACAAACGTTTTGATCGCCCAAAGGCTTGTGCGGAAGCTTTGTAGGGAGTGCATGGAGAAGGTGGAAGCTAGTGAGGAAATTCGCAAGATTATCCTTAAAGAGTGGGAGATGATTCCGGATTTTGAAAAAGAAGGGCTTAATCCGAACAAAGACAAAGTTATTATTTACAAGGGTAAGGGTTGTAAGCACTGTAATAACGAAGGCTACAAGGGGAGAATTGGTATTTTTGAAACCATTCCTTTAACACCTGACTTGCAGGAATTAATTCTTTCCAAACCTTCCGAAAATCAAATTGAAGAAGTTATGGTTAAAAAAGGGCTTATTAATATGAGACAGGATGGGATTCTGAAGGTTCTGCGTGGTGAGACTACTTTAGAAGAAGTGCTTAAGGCAACGAACATTTAG
- the pilM gene encoding type IV pilus assembly protein PilM — MGFFGIKSKNRYLGVDIGTSNLKIVELNRWKGGVNLSTYGAIDLADDVIRSDSPAVREKICKSLQRIVKESGAKGSRAIASLPGFSVFTTILNLPKMEEEELASAVKWESKRYIPFPIEEIILDWEVITPKSSRKNQKAEALKPQEGIEVFLTAVPKNIVKRYGDVFKKANLELVGLEPEAMALARVLVDTQKEGAMIVDIGATATEICIIEDGFPKLNLSVDMGGNALTRVIAHSLQVSFERAEQFKKDFGVSREKMGGEIPRAIKPVIDVIVEKIRHCLNLFYNRGGSQVSQIILSGGSAKLPEFTSYLSLFLDNKIVVADPWSKIIIPQELKKVLDELGPTFDVAVGLALRELLP, encoded by the coding sequence ATGGGATTTTTTGGTATTAAATCCAAAAATCGTTATTTGGGCGTAGATATTGGCACTTCTAATTTAAAAATTGTGGAGCTGAATAGATGGAAAGGGGGAGTGAATTTATCTACCTATGGCGCGATTGATTTAGCCGACGATGTGATTAGAAGCGATTCACCCGCGGTACGGGAAAAAATCTGCAAAAGCCTTCAAAGAATTGTTAAAGAAAGTGGAGCGAAGGGTTCGCGCGCGATCGCTTCTTTGCCCGGGTTCTCGGTTTTTACGACGATTTTAAATCTGCCGAAGATGGAAGAAGAAGAATTGGCTTCCGCGGTCAAGTGGGAATCCAAGCGCTATATTCCTTTTCCTATTGAGGAAATTATTTTAGATTGGGAGGTTATTACGCCCAAATCCTCCCGGAAAAATCAGAAGGCTGAAGCCTTAAAACCTCAAGAAGGAATAGAAGTTTTTTTAACCGCTGTGCCCAAGAATATCGTGAAAAGATATGGTGATGTTTTCAAGAAGGCTAATTTAGAGCTAGTGGGTCTGGAACCTGAAGCAATGGCTTTGGCGCGCGTCTTGGTAGATACGCAAAAAGAAGGGGCTATGATTGTGGATATTGGAGCCACGGCGACGGAGATTTGTATTATTGAAGATGGTTTCCCTAAGTTAAATTTGAGCGTAGATATGGGCGGAAACGCCCTCACCCGCGTCATTGCCCATAGTCTTCAGGTAAGTTTTGAGCGCGCCGAGCAATTTAAAAAAGATTTCGGTGTATCCCGCGAGAAGATGGGAGGGGAGATTCCGCGCGCCATCAAGCCTGTAATTGATGTGATTGTGGAAAAGATTCGTCATTGTTTGAATTTATTCTATAACCGCGGCGGCAGTCAAGTGTCGCAAATTATCCTTTCTGGCGGGAGCGCGAAATTACCCGAGTTCACGAGCTATTTATCTCTCTTTTTAGACAATAAGATTGTCGTGGCTGATCCCTGGAGTAAAATTATTATTCCCCAAGAGCTCAAAAAGGTTCTGGATGAACTGGGCCCCACATTTGATGTGGCGGTCGGCTTAGCTCTGCGGGAATTATTACCCTAA
- a CDS encoding ATP-dependent Clp protease ATP-binding subunit, whose protein sequence is MINNKFTAQFKQTLKTASSLARQENKDYITTAHLLSALIHQKGSLAWKILHYKKTPIQTPNKKDDALNIPGGKEGKNREKQFRLDHFRFSLTAKEAIAKAVALAYEGQHCFVGTEHLLSALVKMKRGRAYLLLRKNKFDLDDLEKHLELLLENATKFSQIIQPFARNKGKKYKKDSDNFLRCFGTDLNQKAIAGGIDPVIGREKELERIINILGRRKKNNPVLIGEAGVGKTAIAEGLASRIVQDSVPPFLKNKRILLLDLTALVAGTMFRGEFESRLKKILNQIEADPNIILFIDELHTVIGAGGASGGLDTANILKPALARGLLRCIGATTLAEYQKHIEKDPALERRFQPVIIKESSPEETIEVLEGVRENYEKYHQIHITPPAIRAAAYLAHRYITDRALPDKAIDLIDEAASREKMKVKLPQVILNLEKYERELQKIQEAKQEAVRAENYHEASILKKAEVKLQKEIKRVKQKIEKLPQLFRGQITDQEIKLIVSEMTGIPLESLTLSEKTKLLNLEKALNAKVVGQEEAIKNICQCIRRMKAGLANPNRPLGSFIFLGPSGVGKTYLAQILAQEIFGDIQNLVRIDMSEFHESFNVSRLVGAPAGYIGYEEGGHLTEKIRHQPYSVVLFDEIEKAHPDALNLLLQILEDGQLSDAQGRAINFKNTIVVMTSNIGAAKLSQTQKWGFQMATQNKKTKNLEEEWALKYEYLKKEILKEIEDKFKPEFLNRIDKVIVFRSLDLTELAKIAALQIQELQKRVEDQKISLNLQPQAAYFLAEKSFNPARGARPLRRLISDLVEDPLSALILAEKIKAGQKVCVKLEKGEVALRINGKESPHQSKLGPGQAGSMNEEL, encoded by the coding sequence ATGATTAATAATAAATTTACCGCCCAATTTAAACAAACATTAAAGACCGCTTCTTCTCTAGCGCGCCAGGAAAATAAAGACTACATCACGACGGCCCACCTCTTATCCGCTTTAATCCACCAAAAAGGCAGTTTGGCTTGGAAAATTTTGCATTATAAAAAAACTCCAATTCAAACACCAAACAAAAAAGATGACGCGCTGAATATTCCCGGAGGAAAAGAGGGAAAAAATAGGGAGAAACAATTTAGGCTGGACCATTTCCGCTTCTCCCTAACCGCCAAAGAGGCTATTGCCAAAGCAGTCGCCCTCGCCTATGAAGGTCAACATTGTTTCGTGGGCACGGAACACCTCCTCTCCGCTCTCGTTAAAATGAAAAGGGGGCGCGCTTATCTTCTCTTACGAAAAAATAAGTTTGATCTGGATGATTTAGAAAAACACTTGGAACTGCTCCTTGAAAATGCCACGAAATTTTCTCAAATCATCCAACCGTTCGCGAGGAACAAAGGGAAAAAATATAAAAAAGATTCAGATAACTTTCTTCGCTGCTTTGGCACGGACTTAAATCAAAAAGCTATTGCCGGCGGCATTGATCCGGTTATTGGCCGAGAAAAAGAACTTGAAAGAATCATTAATATCTTGGGCCGCCGCAAGAAGAATAATCCCGTTTTAATCGGCGAAGCGGGCGTCGGGAAAACCGCGATTGCAGAGGGTTTAGCCTCCAGAATCGTCCAGGATAGCGTGCCTCCTTTTTTAAAGAATAAAAGGATTCTGCTTTTAGATCTGACGGCTCTTGTCGCAGGCACAATGTTTCGCGGAGAATTTGAATCGCGCCTCAAAAAGATTCTAAACCAAATTGAAGCAGATCCCAACATTATTCTCTTTATTGACGAATTACATACTGTGATTGGGGCGGGCGGAGCCTCGGGAGGCTTGGATACGGCTAATATTCTGAAACCAGCCCTTGCCCGCGGCTTACTGCGCTGCATCGGCGCGACCACGCTTGCTGAATACCAAAAACATATTGAAAAGGACCCCGCCCTTGAGCGCAGGTTTCAACCTGTAATAATCAAAGAATCATCTCCCGAAGAAACCATTGAAGTATTGGAAGGCGTAAGGGAAAACTATGAAAAATATCATCAAATCCACATCACTCCTCCAGCTATTCGCGCGGCGGCTTATTTAGCGCACCGCTACATTACAGACCGCGCTCTCCCTGACAAAGCGATTGATTTAATTGATGAGGCAGCCTCCCGAGAAAAAATGAAAGTGAAATTACCTCAAGTAATTTTGAACTTAGAAAAATATGAACGAGAACTCCAAAAAATTCAGGAAGCAAAGCAAGAAGCAGTCAGGGCGGAAAATTACCACGAAGCAAGCATCTTGAAAAAAGCAGAAGTCAAACTCCAGAAAGAAATTAAGAGAGTCAAGCAAAAAATTGAAAAGCTGCCGCAACTTTTTCGGGGTCAAATCACGGATCAGGAAATTAAATTGATTGTAAGCGAAATGACGGGAATTCCCTTGGAATCCCTCACCCTCTCTGAAAAAACAAAACTTCTCAATCTTGAGAAAGCATTAAACGCGAAGGTCGTCGGACAAGAAGAGGCTATAAAAAATATCTGCCAGTGTATCCGGAGAATGAAAGCGGGGCTGGCTAACCCGAACCGCCCTTTAGGTTCTTTTATTTTCCTCGGACCTTCGGGGGTGGGCAAAACCTATCTGGCTCAAATTCTAGCACAGGAGATTTTCGGGGACATCCAAAATTTAGTCCGCATTGATATGTCCGAATTTCATGAATCATTTAATGTTTCACGCTTGGTGGGCGCCCCAGCAGGTTATATTGGCTACGAAGAAGGAGGACATCTCACGGAAAAAATCCGCCATCAGCCTTATTCCGTGGTTCTATTTGACGAAATAGAGAAAGCCCATCCTGACGCTTTAAACCTTCTCCTCCAAATTCTGGAAGACGGACAATTAAGCGACGCCCAAGGGCGCGCGATTAACTTTAAAAATACTATTGTGGTGATGACTTCCAATATTGGCGCGGCGAAATTGTCCCAAACGCAAAAATGGGGTTTTCAGATGGCAACGCAAAATAAAAAAACCAAAAATTTAGAAGAAGAATGGGCGTTAAAATATGAATATCTTAAAAAAGAGATTTTAAAAGAGATTGAAGATAAATTTAAACCCGAGTTCTTAAACCGCATTGACAAAGTGATTGTTTTCAGATCTTTAGATCTTACCGAACTTGCCAAAATTGCCGCGCTCCAAATTCAAGAGCTGCAAAAAAGAGTGGAGGACCAAAAAATCTCCTTGAATTTACAGCCCCAAGCGGCTTACTTTTTAGCCGAAAAATCATTTAATCCGGCGCGCGGCGCGCGACCTTTGCGCCGCTTAATTTCAGACCTCGTGGAAGATCCCCTCTCGGCATTGATCCTCGCTGAAAAAATTAAGGCGGGTCAAAAAGTATGTGTCAAATTGGAAAAAGGAGAAGTGGCTTTAAGGATTAATGGAAAGGAATCCCCGCACCAAAGCAAGCTTGGTCCGGGGCAAGCAGGAAGTATGAACGAAGAATTATGA
- a CDS encoding ComF family protein has translation MNEESEAKNWLTKIGKFIADLIFPVQCLGCHRAGKWLCERCYYQIKSHCSPFPPHLKKSPFNRLIAPFSYRDPLIKKLIKAYKYHFVQDISEILSRLLIEYLKPLFRNIEPQNFVLIPVPLHKRRLRFRGFNQAELLAEHIAREFNLPFAKDILIRRRNTTPQAQLKEKERRQNIHEAFAAVRNPSLKNKIIILLDDVLTSGATLEECARVLRRTCRPKAIWGLAVARG, from the coding sequence ATGAACGAGGAATCAGAAGCTAAAAATTGGCTGACTAAAATCGGAAAATTTATAGCCGATTTGATTTTTCCCGTGCAATGTTTGGGCTGCCACCGCGCCGGAAAATGGCTTTGCGAACGTTGTTATTATCAAATTAAGTCTCACTGCTCCCCCTTTCCTCCTCATTTAAAAAAATCCCCGTTCAATAGATTGATTGCGCCATTTTCTTATCGCGACCCCCTCATCAAAAAACTGATCAAGGCTTATAAATATCATTTCGTGCAGGATATCAGCGAAATTTTAAGCCGGCTCTTAATTGAATACTTAAAACCGCTCTTCAGAAACATTGAACCGCAAAATTTTGTTTTAATCCCCGTCCCTTTGCACAAAAGGCGCTTGCGCTTCCGCGGTTTCAATCAAGCCGAACTCTTAGCCGAACATATAGCGCGGGAATTTAATCTGCCCTTTGCCAAAGATATTTTAATCCGCCGCAGAAACACTACCCCGCAAGCGCAGCTTAAAGAAAAAGAACGGCGGCAAAACATCCACGAGGCTTTTGCCGCTGTCCGCAATCCCTCTTTAAAAAACAAAATTATTATCCTGCTTGATGATGTGCTGACGAGCGGCGCGACTTTGGAAGAGTGCGCCCGCGTTTTGCGTCGGACCTGCCGCCCAAAGGCAATTTGGGGATTAGCGGTGGCGAGAGGATAA